The Sulfurospirillum diekertiae genomic sequence GCATTAGCATAACGAAAACTAAGGTTATCATACGGACCGCTCGGAGGTACGCCAATGTCCCAATACCCGATTCTCCCCGGATAATCTTGCACGGTTGTATGCGTTCCGGGACGCAAAATATCAATACTTTGAGGAGCAAAGCGAAATGTATTGAGAAACTTGGTCGTTTGTTTGCCTGCTTGAAAAACATCTCCCGCTACAATCGCGCCAAGGTAGTCTAAATTGGTTTCAATCCCATCAATGCGCGTCTCTTTAATCGCCTGCGCCATTTTGGCTAAGGCGTTTTCTCGTGTATTTTCTTTGACAATCAGCTTTGCAATCATCGGATCGTAAAATGACGAAACATTCAAACCCGTTTCGATAAAGCTATCCACTCGAATAGAGGGAGCAAAATGCACGTGGGTGAGCACACCAGAGCTGGGTTGAAAATTTTTCATCGGATCTTCGGCATACACACGCACTTGGATAGAATGCCCATGAGGCATGTGCTTATATTCGTACAATTCGGGATTATGCCCATACGCTTGTGTGATCATCCATCGCACTAAGTCGATGCCGCTGACTTCTTCGGTCACACCGTGTTCGACTTGCAAACGGGTATTGACCTCTAAAAAATAAAACTGCTCACTTTGCGTATCGTACACAAATTCAACTGTCCCAGCGGAGAGATACTTAACTGACTCACACAAAGTACGCGCCGCACTGAAAAGCGCTTCACGTGTCTTTACATGTAAAAAAGGAGCGGGAGTTTCTTCAATGACTTTTTGGTTACGGCGTTGCACCGAGCAGTCTCGCTCCCCAAGCGTTGCGACATAGCCTTTGCCATCGCCAAAGACTTGCACCTCGATATGACGCGCATGTTCAACGTATTTTTCTAAAAACATTCCGCCATTGGAGAAGTTGTTTTCACTGAGGCGTTTGACCGAAGCATACGCATCGCAAAGGGCTTGTTCGTCATAACACAACTGCATCCCGATGCCACCACCCCCAGCGGTACTTTTGAGCATTACAGGGTAACCGATACGTTTGGCTTCCACTATTGCTTCGTCTAAATCCAAGAGCAATGAAGAGCCGGGAAGGAGAGGAACATTGTTAGATTCGGCAAGGGAGCGTGCGGTATGCTTAAGACCAAAAGCTTCCATATGTTCAGCCCGCGGGCCAATAAACACGATGCCCTTTTCTTCACATGCTTTGGCAAACGTGGCATTTTCACTTAAAAATCCATACCCCGGATGAATCGCCTCCGCGCCACTTTTATAGACCACATCAAAGATTTTTTGGGTATCAAGGTAACTCTCGCTGGCTAAGCCTTCACCAATACAATACGCCTCATCGGCCAAGCTTACATGTAAAGAATCTTCATCCGCTTTGGTGTACAGGGCAACAGAAGCAATGCCCATCTTTTTGAGCGTGCGTATGATGCGACACGCGATTTCGCCTCGGTTGGCGATCAATATTTTTGAAAACATTTCTCATCCTGTATGATGGTTTTGGGTCGTCCCAAGTTCATCTCTTTTCTAGGCCGTCCTAGCAAAGAAGAAGATGCGCTCTTCTAGGCGGTTATGCGATCACTCTTTATCCCAGACGATCATCTGTATGGGTGTCGGATTAAATCCATTGCACGGATTGTTGAGCTGTGGGCAGTTGGAAACTAAGACTAAGGTATCCATCACCGCTGTCATTTCGACATAATCACCCGGTTTGGAGATACCATCCACAATCGCTAAATGACCATTTTCTTCCACAGGGACGTTCATAAAAAAGTTAATGTTATTGGTAAGATCACGAGGGTTCATCTCCAATTCACCGACTTCAAATAAAAAGTTATCGCGACAGCTGTGCATGTACTTTTTATCATGCCCGAAACGTACGGTATTGCTCTCGGCACTGCAATGTCCACCAAGGGTATCATGGTTTCCACACGTATCTGCCACCACTTCCATCAACACATTGTCATCGCTGGAGATCAGTTTCGTTCCTGTCGTAATAAAGATACTGCCTTGTTCTCGTATCGTATCGGACGCACTGTAACGCTCTTCGTGATCATGTGCATTATAAAACAGTGTATCGACCGCTTGACATCCCTCTAAATCCACAATGCGCAGTGTTTGTCCTTTATAAATGATTTTTGACCATGGAATGCCAGAAGGCACATGTTCATTGTAAATGGCGGTTTGAATTTCTCGTTTCATCACATCTCCTTACGCAAAATAGCGGGCATTGTTCTCAAAACCACGTTTGGCTTCGGGACTAAAATTCATACAAAAATCATCTTCACTCAAAGGAGCACCTTGATAAATGGTGATTTGCACATCACTAGGGTTATACACCCCTTTTTCCATCACATGCGGTGTGTTAGAGAGCACTAAAAGCACATTCATCTCTGCTCTTAACTCAATATAACCACACGTCTCTGGGCGCAACGGTGAAAGAGAAAGTTTGCTTCCCTCTTTAACATCTACTTTACGAAACAGATTAAGACACGCAACAATGTCTCGTTTTCCCATACCGTATTTTCCAAGCTCTACCAAGAAATTTTCACGATCACTCTTGTAGTAGCGGTTACGAATATCGTTAAATGACCCTTCACCAAAATTTTCTTTGACAAGGCGTGGATTGCTCATGCCTGCTACTGTATCCATGAGTCCGTTGGTCGTATCTTCGGTAATAGAAAAGAGAATATGTCCGAGTTCTGAAAACAGAACTTTGCCTTTTCCTAAAAATGCGTTCCATTGAATTTTAACCGTATCGGCGAAGTTATAGCGCTCAGCGGTATTATCAGCATTGTAAAAAAGAGCACTCACAGCTCCTTTGCCATCTTCCGTGCTGATGCGCACCTTTTGACCACGTTTAATGATTTTAGACCATTTACCACCGCCGGGCAATACTTCATCCAGCACAATGCTCTCTTGCTTAAGATTGAGATGTTTGCTTATCATAATGCTTCCCTCGTTATCGTTTGATTAATTTTTTTTAAACACACTCTCCTTCTCTTTTTTATCGTGAAGGGGAATATCATAGGTTATTTTGGCTCCAAAGGCATTCGGTGCTTGTGGGTCAAGACGTACTTTATCGAACACCAGAAGCCTTGTTCCTAGGTAAAATCCTTCGTGAAGATCATGCGTGACCATCACAACCGTTAAATTATTTTTTTTCCATAAATCCAAAATGAGTGCGTGCATGTCAGCCCTGATACCCGGATCCAGTGCACCAAAAGGCTCATCGAGCAGTAACAGTTTTGGCTTTTTCACCAACGATTGCGCGATGGAGAGACGTTGCTGCATACCACCGGAGAGTTGACTTGGATAGTGATGCAACACATCCCCTAGCCCTACTGCTTCAAGCATCGCTATCGCCTCTTCACGTGCTCTTTTCTTCGCTTTACCAAAGAGTTTACCCAAAAGAGGCGATGCCCCTAGTTCAATGCCAAGCATTACATTTTCCAATACACTCAGATGCGAAAAGAGTGAATAGCGCTGAAACACAATACCTCGCTCAGCGCTTGGCTCGGCAGGGAACGGTTTGCCTTCAAATAAAAACAGACCTTTTGTCGGGCTCTCTTCCCCTAAAAGCATTTTTAAAAACGTACTCTTGCCACACCCTGAAGGGCCAACCAGCGTACAAAATTCTCCTGCTTCAATACTAAAGGAGAGGTTTTCCAACACAACCGTTTCACCATAGCGTTTCCACAAGTTCTTAATGGTGATTAAACTCATGCTTTATCCTTATTTTCGTACCATGGGAAAAGTTTACATGTAAACTTTTTCAGTAGAAAATCTGCTAAAAAAGCCAACAAAGTGATCCAAATAACATAGGGTAAAATCATATCCATCGCCAAATAACGACGCACCAAAAAGATGCGATACCCAAGCCCCTCTGTAGCAGCAATAGCTTCTGAGGAGATCAAAAATATCCACGCGGTTCCCAAGGTCAAACGTACCGAATCTAAAAGGCGCGGTAACATTTGCGGAAGAATGATACGGATCACAAGCGTCCATGTCGAAGCACCCAATGTTTGCGCTTTAATGAGCTGCTCTTTGGAAAACTCCTCAACGCGGTGTTGTAAATCACGCACGATAAGTGGTGTGACACCGATAACAATGAGTGCCACTTTTGCCACTTCCCCCATCCCAAATATAATAAAGAGAATAGGTAAAATGGCAATCGGTGGTACCATTGAAAAAGCTGCGATAAAGGGTGAAAGACCCGCTCTGACTAACGGAATAAGCCCTAGAGGAATACTAATGATAAGCCCCATAAGAGCACTGATAACCACACCAATGCCTAAACGTTTGAGCGAAGAGAGCGTATCATTGATAAAAATAACCTCTCCTGAACGCTTGCTAGGACTTAAGGCAGATTTTTCCATTGTGTCAACCATATGCGAAAAAGAGGGTAAGAGTTTATCGTCCTCATTTTCGTGTAGTCTTGCATTCGATGCAAAAACATACATCAACACAATCAGTAAAAAAGGCATCAGCCCTAGCACAAGAGCTTTGGAATGAGAAGGCTTTTGGTTAATCAGTCGCATAGTTCATCCTCTTTGATCGAGAGTTTTAACAAAACCCTTAAAGTTTACCTTCACTCGCTAGTTTCATGTATTCGTCGCTAAAGCGAAGCTTGATATTGCTCGCACTGCCATACGCTTTTCCATTTGGAAAGGACATGCCAACAAACGTTGCATCTTTAGCGCCATCGCCTAAAATGCCATGTTCAAAGGAAAACTCACTCACTTTTTGCATCGTTGCAGGCAGTGCCGCACTGGTTGAAAAGGCTAAAGCATCTTTCGCATCGTAAAACATTTTGGTGGTTTTAAGTTGGCTGTTAAAACCCGCAACATCCGTTCCAGAAGCTTTTGCCATCATGCTAATCGCTTGAGCATCACCTTTTTTCATTTGTGCCATCACTTCATACCATGCGCCTGTAAGTGCTTTAGCAAGCTTTGGATTGTCTTGCATTGTTTTGGTGTTTAACACAAGCATATCAATAATTTCGCCAGGGATTTTACTGGAATCAAAAGCCAAAGTTGCACCTTTCATCGCCTTGATTTCACTGAGTTGTGGATTCCATGTGACTAAAGAGGTGACATCTTTCGAAGAAAAGGCAGCCACGATATCGGCATCAGAGGTGTTGACTACTTTTACATCTTTTTCGCTCATCCCAACTGATTCAAGTCCACGTGCTAAAAGATAGTGAGAAACAGAGAGTTCCACTAAATTGACATTTTGACCTTTAATATCGGAGAGTTTTTTCTTATCTTTGAGAATGATACCATCGTTTCCGTTGGAGAAATCGCCAATGATAACCGCTGTTGAATCCACACCACCCGCTGCTGGGATAGTCAATGCATCCATATTGGTCATCACACAGCCATCAAATTTGCCTGCAGTGTATTGATTGATGGATTCGACATAGTCATTGACTTGTACCATCTTTATCTCAATACCGTATTTTTTAGCCCATTTGTCAATAATACCAGATTGCTCAGCATAATCCCAAGGCATCCAGCCAACGTAAATGGTCCAAGCCACTTGAAATTTATCTTTAACTTCTGCTGCAAGAGTAGAAGCACCAATGGACATAGCCAGCGTTGCGGCAACTAATAACTTAAGGGTGGGTGAGAAGAAAGCGTTCATAAGAGGCTCCTGAGTAGATGAGATTAACACGCCAAGAGGTTGAGAAACCTCCCGGGCTTTTATCCCTCCGTGAACCTCTACTCAAGAGGTTGATAGCTCTCGGACCAGACACAAATTGCTTTGTCGGAACCCTAGCTACCTATTAGTGTGCGAGGCCTCACAGCCTCATGACATGTTTTCTGAAGTAAGTATAACGAAGACTCGTATAAAAAAGAAGAACCTAAATGATTAAAAAATAGGCAATTTGCTGAATTTATTTTACATGTAACGCATTGGGGTAGAAATGAATCGTAAAATAGTTTTGTCCCTCTACATGTAAATAGCTCAAGCGAAATCCATGCTTTTCAACAATAGCGTTAGCAATGTAAAGCCCTAGCCCTAACCCACTACTAGAGCCCTCAACCGTTCGATTAAACGCACGTGAAAAATCGAGTCGCTCGTTCGGTATTTTTGCACCAAAACTACAGATACTGATGCTTTCAAGATCAATATCAACGGCAACCTCTTCACTTGAGTGTTTAAGTGCATTGTCCAGTAGATTTTTAATGGCCGTGGCAAACAGTTCAAAATCGACATTAACCAAAGGCGCCATCTCTTGTGGCGAAAGATGAATCCGTTTGGTATCCCCTAAAAGGAGTAAATCCATAGCATGATCAAGAATATCAACCAAACGGTACTCTTGTGTCTGTAAAATCCACTCATCTGAGCTCAGTTTTTCGACTTTGACCATCTCCCCCAAAAGGGTTTCCAAACGTTCAAAAATACGCTCCATTTGAGATTGCTGTTTTGTATCGACTAGGGAATTTGAAAGAATCTTACCCTTCATAATAGGTGTTTTAAGCTCATGCAAGATATTGCGTAGAAAAAGGGTGCGTGCCTCTTTTAAGAGATGAATTTTTTCCATGGCTAGATTAAATTCTGACGCGATTTCACCTAGC encodes the following:
- a CDS encoding ArsS family sensor histidine kinase; amino-acid sequence: MRKLSIVTLITVFFALSFVVINIAFVIEYKRQISDQEFFTFRRFLVAMKMMHDNVPDRNATLAKLGIRMSDHDKNILLQEGKKILEDPFADMILYEKKLYLVPRKLPHPPPPPNEPFMREGTFPFPPPPPKMRREEPPVLENLEETSFYRLIILGSITNTLLLLFFGIVLRKVLRLSHLKSAIRTFGNTKKFQAIDVESQDELGEIASEFNLAMEKIHLLKEARTLFLRNILHELKTPIMKGKILSNSLVDTKQQSQMERIFERLETLLGEMVKVEKLSSDEWILQTQEYRLVDILDHAMDLLLLGDTKRIHLSPQEMAPLVNVDFELFATAIKNLLDNALKHSSEEVAVDIDLESISICSFGAKIPNERLDFSRAFNRTVEGSSSGLGLGLYIANAIVEKHGFRLSYLHVEGQNYFTIHFYPNALHVK
- a CDS encoding ATP-binding protein; amino-acid sequence: MFSKILIANRGEIACRIIRTLKKMGIASVALYTKADEDSLHVSLADEAYCIGEGLASESYLDTQKIFDVVYKSGAEAIHPGYGFLSENATFAKACEEKGIVFIGPRAEHMEAFGLKHTARSLAESNNVPLLPGSSLLLDLDEAIVEAKRIGYPVMLKSTAGGGGIGMQLCYDEQALCDAYASVKRLSENNFSNGGMFLEKYVEHARHIEVQVFGDGKGYVATLGERDCSVQRRNQKVIEETPAPFLHVKTREALFSAARTLCESVKYLSAGTVEFVYDTQSEQFYFLEVNTRLQVEHGVTEEVSGIDLVRWMITQAYGHNPELYEYKHMPHGHSIQVRVYAEDPMKNFQPSSGVLTHVHFAPSIRVDSFIETGLNVSSFYDPMIAKLIVKENTRENALAKMAQAIKETRIDGIETNLDYLGAIVAGDVFQAGKQTTKFLNTFRFAPQSIDILRPGTHTTVQDYPGRIGYWDIGVPPSGPYDNLSFRYANALVGNSDDAAGLEIAIAGPTLRFNYDGVIALCGAVIDAFIDGVKVGMNQALHVKAGSVLKTQKKYTRKALEATLPCEGALMCLCI
- a CDS encoding urea amidolyase associated protein UAAP1, with protein sequence MISKHLNLKQESIVLDEVLPGGGKWSKIIKRGQKVRISTEDGKGAVSALFYNADNTAERYNFADTVKIQWNAFLGKGKVLFSELGHILFSITEDTTNGLMDTVAGMSNPRLVKENFGEGSFNDIRNRYYKSDRENFLVELGKYGMGKRDIVACLNLFRKVDVKEGSKLSLSPLRPETCGYIELRAEMNVLLVLSNTPHVMEKGVYNPSDVQITIYQGAPLSEDDFCMNFSPEAKRGFENNARYFA
- a CDS encoding urea amidolyase associated protein UAAP2 gives rise to the protein MKREIQTAIYNEHVPSGIPWSKIIYKGQTLRIVDLEGCQAVDTLFYNAHDHEERYSASDTIREQGSIFITTGTKLISSDDNVLMEVVADTCGNHDTLGGHCSAESNTVRFGHDKKYMHSCRDNFLFEVGELEMNPRDLTNNINFFMNVPVEENGHLAIVDGISKPGDYVEMTAVMDTLVLVSNCPQLNNPCNGFNPTPIQMIVWDKE
- a CDS encoding ABC transporter permease; translated protein: MRLINQKPSHSKALVLGLMPFLLIVLMYVFASNARLHENEDDKLLPSFSHMVDTMEKSALSPSKRSGEVIFINDTLSSLKRLGIGVVISALMGLIISIPLGLIPLVRAGLSPFIAAFSMVPPIAILPILFIIFGMGEVAKVALIVIGVTPLIVRDLQHRVEEFSKEQLIKAQTLGASTWTLVIRIILPQMLPRLLDSVRLTLGTAWIFLISSEAIAATEGLGYRIFLVRRYLAMDMILPYVIWITLLAFLADFLLKKFTCKLFPWYENKDKA
- a CDS encoding ABC transporter ATP-binding protein produces the protein MSLITIKNLWKRYGETVVLENLSFSIEAGEFCTLVGPSGCGKSTFLKMLLGEESPTKGLFLFEGKPFPAEPSAERGIVFQRYSLFSHLSVLENVMLGIELGASPLLGKLFGKAKKRAREEAIAMLEAVGLGDVLHHYPSQLSGGMQQRLSIAQSLVKKPKLLLLDEPFGALDPGIRADMHALILDLWKKNNLTVVMVTHDLHEGFYLGTRLLVFDKVRLDPQAPNAFGAKITYDIPLHDKKEKESVFKKN
- a CDS encoding putative urea ABC transporter substrate-binding protein translates to MNAFFSPTLKLLVAATLAMSIGASTLAAEVKDKFQVAWTIYVGWMPWDYAEQSGIIDKWAKKYGIEIKMVQVNDYVESINQYTAGKFDGCVMTNMDALTIPAAGGVDSTAVIIGDFSNGNDGIILKDKKKLSDIKGQNVNLVELSVSHYLLARGLESVGMSEKDVKVVNTSDADIVAAFSSKDVTSLVTWNPQLSEIKAMKGATLAFDSSKIPGEIIDMLVLNTKTMQDNPKLAKALTGAWYEVMAQMKKGDAQAISMMAKASGTDVAGFNSQLKTTKMFYDAKDALAFSTSAALPATMQKVSEFSFEHGILGDGAKDATFVGMSFPNGKAYGSASNIKLRFSDEYMKLASEGKL